One Littorina saxatilis isolate snail1 linkage group LG1, US_GU_Lsax_2.0, whole genome shotgun sequence genomic window carries:
- the LOC138977356 gene encoding arrestin domain-containing protein 3-like, which yields MGKLNIFEITLCNFPGVFYAGQNVQGHCTVELNEEMSMRGIRLMFEGKAYVHWSEQHSTGSGKNRRTQTRHYSATEIYFNQDVLLYGIWPSQGRDTTKLGQGRHTFPFCFVLPPSLPSSFEGAHGYVRYSVKGTIDKPWKFDHTTKKMFTVICLLDLNADPNAQMPVQSQNQKTLCCWCCASGPITAEFRLERRGYVPGEPISLFADIRNNSNRKMDKSYIDLRMVTVFHATSKSRTSTNEVSRITQGPIEAGQSYSWEGQQLVIPPLPPSYLTGCRIIDIRYILQLNVDPSGPATDLEVPLEILIGTIPLRQVIERYPPRPAAIHPPPQAEYGPPPGTMYPPPGGASAPYQPMDPSAPPMQPMMPSMPPNFPPPAYSECVLGKVSVKDDGDNEHTRGALDFAPAYTYYDWGHQPTTMDGKH from the exons ATGGGGAAGTTGAACATCTTCGAGATCACGCTCTGCAACTTCCCAGGAGTGTTCTACGCTGGGCAAAATGTTCAGGGTCACTGCACTGTGGAACTCAACGAGGAAATGTCAATGAGAG GCATTCGCCTGATGTTTGAAGGGAAGGCGTATGTGCACTGGTCAGAACAACACTCCACTGGTTCTGGCAAGAATCGAAGAACACAAACCAGACATTACTCAGCAACAGAGATTTATTTCAACCAGGACGTCCTTCTTTATGGCATAT GGCCCAGCCAGGGGAGAGATACGACGAAACTGGGTCAGGGCCGTCACACGTTTCCCTTCTGCTTCGTGTTGCCACCCAGCCTGCCTTCGTCCTTTGAGGGTGCTCACGGTTATGTTCGTTACTCTGTCAAGGGCACCATCGACAAGCCCTGGAAGTTTGATCACACCACCAAGAAAATGTTCACTGTCATCTGCCTGCTTGATTTGAATGCGGACCCTAACGCTCAG ATGCCGGTGCAAAGTCAGAACCAAAAAACGCTTTGCTGCTGGTGCTGCGCTAGTGGACCAATCACAGCCGAGTTTCGCCTTGAGCGGCGTGGATACGTGCCTGGAGAACCAATCAGTCTCTTTGCTGACATTCGTAACAACAGCAACCGTAAGATGGATAAGTCTTACATTGACCTCAGAATG GTGACTGTGTTTCATGCCACGTCTAAAAGCCGCACATCGACCAACGAAGTAAGCCGCATCACCCAGGGCCCCATTGAAGCGGGACAATCGTATTCATGGGAAGGCCAGCAACTTGTTATCCCCCCTTTGCCACCATCTTACCTGACAGGATGCAGAATTATCGACATCAGGTACATCCTTCAG CTAAACGTGGACCCTTCAGGCCCCGCCACTGACCTTGAGGTGCCCTTGGAGATCCTCATCGGCACCATCCCCCTTCGTCAGGTGATAGAGCGCTACCCGCCTCGCCCCGCTGCCATCCACCCCCCTCCTCAGGCCGAGTATGGGCCGCCACCGGGTACTATGTACCCCCCACCTGGAGGTGCTTCAGCTCCGTACCAACCGATGGACCCTTCGGCACCCCCCATGCAACCAATGATGCCCTCCATGCCACCCAACTTTC CGCCTCCGGCCTACAGCGAGTGTGTCCTTGGCAAGGTGAGCGTGAAAGACGACGGCGACAATGAACACACGCGTGGTGCCTTGGACTTCGCGCCTGCCTACACCTACTACGACTGGGGACACCAACCCACCACCATGGACGGCAAACACTGA